One window from the genome of Breoghania sp. L-A4 encodes:
- the urtC gene encoding urea ABC transporter permease subunit UrtC: MITSFILRALDGKALIVIAILAAIAVAVPAANLLLPVDHPLHVPTYAVSLVGKYMTYALLALSVDLVWGYCGILSLGHGAFFSLGGYAMGMYLMRQIGTRGVYGNADLPDFMVFLNWKELPWYWYGFDMFPFAAVMVLFVPALLAFAFGWFAFRSRVTGVYLSIITQAMTYALLLAFFRNDMGFGGNNGLTDFKDILGYSVQADGTRAGLFAASVIAVILGFMIACAITRSKLGKVLVGVRDAESRTRFLGYRVEHYKLFVWVVSAMMAGVAGALYVPQVGIINPSEFAPANSIEAVIWVAVGGRGTLVGPIIGAVLVNFAKTWFTGALPEIWLFALGGLFIAVTLFLPKGIVGTVNQGWTALRQRRISANAESGRGEGPGAPPQSAAARGNLSGQAAE, translated from the coding sequence ATGATCACCTCGTTCATCCTGCGCGCGCTGGACGGCAAGGCGCTGATCGTCATCGCCATCCTCGCGGCCATCGCGGTGGCGGTTCCCGCCGCCAATCTGCTGCTGCCGGTCGACCATCCGCTGCATGTGCCGACCTATGCGGTGAGCCTCGTCGGCAAGTACATGACGTATGCGCTGCTGGCGCTCTCGGTGGACCTGGTGTGGGGCTATTGCGGCATCCTCTCGCTCGGCCACGGGGCGTTCTTCTCGCTCGGCGGCTACGCCATGGGCATGTATCTGATGCGCCAGATCGGCACCCGCGGCGTCTACGGCAACGCGGACCTGCCGGACTTCATGGTGTTCCTCAACTGGAAGGAACTGCCTTGGTACTGGTACGGCTTCGACATGTTCCCCTTCGCCGCCGTCATGGTGCTCTTCGTTCCGGCGCTGCTGGCCTTCGCCTTCGGCTGGTTCGCCTTCCGCTCGCGGGTGACCGGCGTCTATCTGTCGATCATCACCCAGGCGATGACCTACGCGCTGCTGCTGGCCTTCTTCCGCAACGACATGGGCTTTGGCGGCAACAACGGCCTGACCGACTTCAAGGATATCCTCGGCTACTCGGTGCAGGCGGATGGCACGCGCGCCGGGCTGTTCGCGGCCTCCGTCATCGCGGTGATCCTCGGCTTCATGATCGCCTGCGCGATCACCCGCTCCAAGCTCGGCAAGGTGCTGGTCGGCGTGCGCGACGCGGAAAGCCGCACCCGCTTCCTCGGCTACCGGGTGGAGCACTACAAGCTGTTCGTCTGGGTGGTCTCCGCCATGATGGCGGGCGTGGCCGGCGCGCTCTATGTGCCGCAGGTGGGCATCATCAACCCGAGCGAATTCGCCCCGGCCAACTCCATCGAGGCGGTGATCTGGGTGGCAGTCGGCGGCCGCGGCACGCTGGTGGGTCCGATCATCGGCGCGGTGCTGGTGAATTTCGCCAAGACCTGGTTCACCGGCGCGCTGCCCGAGATCTGGCTGTTCGCGCTGGGCGGGCTGTTCATCGCCGTGACGCTGTTCCTGCCCAAGGGCATCGTCGGCACCGTGAACCAGGGCTGGACGGCGTTGCGCCAGCGCAGGATCTCCGCGAACGCGGAATCGGGACGCGGCGAGGGGCCCGGCGCCCCGCCGCAGTCGGCCGCGGCGCGCGGTAATCTCAGC
- the urtA gene encoding urea ABC transporter substrate-binding protein — protein sequence MKYVRRAVGAAAIAGMMTTSLSGIASAAETIKVGILHSLSGTMAISETTLKDAMLMLIDEQNKKGGLLGKQLEAVVVDPASDWPLFAEKARELISVNGVDAVFGCWTSVSRKSVLPVFEELNSILFYPVQYEGEESQRNVFYTGAAPNQQAIPAVDYLMKEEGVERWVLAGTDYVYPRTTNKILEAYLKAKGVAAEDIMINYTPFGHSDWQTIVSDIKNFGSAGKKTAVVSTINGDANVPFYKELGNAGIKAEDIPVVAFSVGEEELAGLDTTPLVGHLAAWNYFQSADTDANAAFIDAWHAYTKDDKRVTNDPMEAHYIGFNMWVKAVEAAGTTDPDAVIDSLVGVSVPNLTGGYSAMMPNHHITKPVLIGEIQEDGQFETVFETSGLVPGDAWSDYLPDSADLISDWRAPMSCGNFNVKSGKCGGKGS from the coding sequence ATGAAATACGTGCGGCGCGCCGTGGGCGCCGCCGCGATCGCCGGCATGATGACGACCTCGCTGAGCGGCATCGCTTCGGCGGCCGAGACCATCAAGGTCGGCATCCTGCACTCGCTCTCGGGCACCATGGCGATTTCGGAGACCACTCTGAAGGACGCCATGCTGATGCTCATCGACGAGCAGAACAAGAAGGGCGGCCTTCTCGGCAAGCAGCTCGAAGCGGTCGTCGTCGACCCGGCCTCCGACTGGCCGCTGTTCGCGGAAAAGGCCCGCGAGCTGATTTCCGTCAACGGTGTGGACGCGGTGTTCGGCTGCTGGACCTCGGTGTCGCGCAAGTCCGTGCTGCCGGTGTTCGAGGAGCTGAACTCGATCCTCTTCTATCCCGTCCAGTACGAAGGTGAAGAGTCCCAGCGCAACGTGTTCTACACAGGCGCCGCCCCCAACCAGCAGGCCATTCCGGCCGTCGACTACCTGATGAAGGAAGAAGGCGTCGAGCGTTGGGTCCTGGCCGGTACCGACTATGTCTATCCGCGCACGACGAACAAGATCCTGGAAGCCTATCTGAAGGCCAAGGGCGTCGCCGCCGAAGACATCATGATCAACTACACGCCGTTCGGTCATTCCGATTGGCAGACGATCGTCTCCGACATCAAGAACTTCGGCTCCGCCGGCAAGAAGACCGCCGTGGTCTCCACCATCAACGGCGACGCCAACGTGCCGTTCTACAAGGAACTGGGCAACGCGGGCATCAAGGCCGAGGACATCCCGGTCGTGGCCTTCTCCGTGGGTGAGGAAGAGCTCGCCGGCCTCGACACGACGCCGCTCGTCGGCCACCTGGCCGCCTGGAACTACTTCCAGTCCGCCGACACCGACGCCAACGCCGCGTTCATCGACGCCTGGCACGCCTACACCAAGGACGACAAGCGCGTCACCAACGATCCGATGGAAGCCCACTACATCGGCTTCAACATGTGGGTGAAGGCCGTGGAAGCGGCGGGCACCACGGATCCGGACGCGGTCATCGACAGCCTCGTGGGCGTTTCCGTGCCGAACCTGACCGGCGGCTACTCCGCCATGATGCCGAACCACCACATCACCAAGCCGGTGCTGATCGGCGAGATCCAGGAAGACGGCCAGTTCGAGACCGTGTTCGAGACCTCGGGCCTGGTTCCGGGCGACGCATGGTCCGACTACCTGCCGGACTCCGCCGACCTGATCTCCGATTGGCGCGCGCCGATGTCCTGCGGCAACTTCAACGTCAAGTCCGGCAAGTGCGGCGGCAAGGGCTCGTAA
- a CDS encoding ATP-binding protein has protein sequence MTARQRILPIRRNYNQWVANQTLEDYALRFTAKKARRFSSSRIAQTAIGAISFLALEAIGGAITLSYGTVNAFWAIVVVSLVILGVGIPIARYAMRYGVDIDLLTRGAGFGYIGSTVTSLIYASFTFILFAIEASIMSSALEFALGVPLWIGYIISAVAVIPLVTHGVTLISRFQLITQPVWIVLNILPFLFIAFMDWEKFDLWRNFAGLGATGPDAGGVDLLKFGAASAVILALMAQIGEQVDFLRFLPAQDASRKRHRLALFLAGPGWVVLGAPKMLAGSFLAVLALSAGIPAEHAAEPSRMYAVAFGYMLPWESAVLLLMACFVVVSQLKINVMNAYAGSLAWSNFFSRLTHSHPGRVVWLLFNVAIALALMELGIYRVLEETLGVFSIVAMAWLSAISADLFINKPLGLSPPGIEFKRAHLYDINPVGTGSMVLAAGVALVAHYGHLGAEAAALSTFLAMIVAFIAAPAIAITTRGKYYLARKPRRHWQSKSEISCSICENPFEPEDMAYCPAYQAPICSLCCSLDARCHDLCKPNARISNQIATVGDRLLPQWAFTRLQTRLGRYTMTAMLAIAAIGLILAVIYSQAVAGHPGDTEIVATTVTLIFFVFTILAGIATWFLVLAHDTRHVAEEESARQNTLLLKEIDAHQKTDAALQRAKEVAEAANLAKSRYVVGLSHELRTPLNAVLGYAQVLERDESIPPARHASIRVIRRSAEHLSGLIDGLLDISRIEAGRLRVYSNEINVHDFLAQIVDMFRLQAQAKGLKFSYERADNLPAFVRTDEKRLRQILVNLLSNAIKFTEQGSIGLTVGYRSQVAQFIVTDTGRGISEKSLTQIFEPFARGDEEEHKRVPGLGLGLTITRLLAETLGGDIKVTSEPGQGSRFEVRLMLASVTDPKPVPVPDRTITGYEGPRRTLVVVDDNADHRGLMAEILEPLGFTLFYAPDAQSCLTLVKELDGDVAPDLFLVDISMPGMSGWDLVSALREQGRTAPIIMLSANIGDGSSGLVAEDRHDDTLAKPFDVAQLLDKLQRHLKLHWTQAQDPPAAPRAHGKAGLRNPGAQHIRELLNLGEIGYVRGIEAKLAELAEEPDNGPFVAELRTHIQAFDFTRYVDVLEGIGDDE, from the coding sequence ATGACGGCACGGCAACGCATTCTTCCAATCCGGCGAAACTACAACCAATGGGTCGCCAATCAGACGCTGGAAGACTACGCGCTGCGGTTTACGGCCAAGAAGGCGCGGCGCTTTTCCTCTTCCCGCATCGCCCAGACCGCCATCGGCGCCATCTCCTTTCTCGCGCTGGAAGCCATCGGCGGCGCCATCACGCTCTCCTACGGCACGGTCAACGCCTTCTGGGCGATCGTCGTGGTGAGTCTCGTCATCCTCGGCGTCGGCATTCCGATCGCCCGCTACGCCATGCGCTACGGCGTCGACATCGATCTGCTGACCCGCGGCGCGGGCTTCGGCTACATCGGCTCCACGGTCACCTCGCTGATCTATGCCTCCTTCACCTTCATCCTCTTCGCCATCGAGGCCTCGATCATGTCGAGCGCGCTGGAGTTCGCCCTCGGCGTGCCGCTGTGGATCGGCTACATCATCTCGGCCGTGGCCGTCATCCCGCTGGTCACCCACGGCGTGACGCTGATCAGCCGCTTCCAGCTCATCACCCAGCCGGTCTGGATCGTCCTCAACATCCTGCCCTTCCTTTTCATCGCCTTCATGGACTGGGAGAAATTCGACCTGTGGCGGAATTTCGCCGGTCTGGGTGCGACAGGCCCGGACGCCGGCGGCGTGGATCTCCTGAAATTCGGCGCGGCCTCGGCCGTCATCCTGGCGCTGATGGCGCAGATCGGCGAGCAGGTCGATTTCCTGCGCTTCCTTCCCGCGCAAGACGCATCCAGGAAACGCCACCGGCTGGCGCTGTTTCTCGCCGGCCCCGGCTGGGTGGTGCTGGGTGCGCCGAAGATGCTGGCCGGTTCCTTCCTCGCGGTGCTGGCGCTGTCGGCCGGCATCCCGGCCGAGCACGCCGCCGAGCCCTCGCGCATGTACGCGGTCGCCTTCGGTTACATGCTGCCGTGGGAGAGCGCGGTTCTGCTGCTGATGGCCTGTTTCGTGGTGGTCTCGCAGCTCAAGATCAACGTGATGAACGCCTATGCGGGCTCGCTGGCGTGGTCGAACTTCTTCTCCCGCCTCACCCACAGCCACCCGGGCCGCGTGGTGTGGCTGCTGTTCAACGTCGCCATCGCGCTGGCGCTGATGGAACTGGGCATCTACCGCGTGCTGGAAGAGACGCTGGGGGTGTTTTCCATCGTCGCCATGGCCTGGCTGTCGGCGATCTCGGCCGATCTCTTCATCAACAAGCCTTTGGGGCTCTCGCCGCCGGGCATCGAGTTCAAGCGCGCCCATCTCTACGACATCAACCCGGTGGGCACCGGATCCATGGTGCTGGCGGCCGGCGTCGCGCTGGTCGCTCACTACGGCCACCTGGGCGCGGAAGCCGCGGCGCTCTCCACCTTTCTCGCCATGATCGTCGCCTTCATCGCGGCCCCGGCCATCGCGATCACCACCCGCGGCAAATACTATCTGGCGCGCAAGCCCCGTCGCCACTGGCAATCGAAGAGCGAGATCAGCTGCTCGATCTGCGAAAATCCCTTCGAGCCCGAGGACATGGCCTATTGCCCCGCCTACCAGGCGCCGATCTGCTCGCTGTGCTGCTCGCTCGACGCGCGCTGCCACGACCTGTGCAAGCCCAACGCGCGCATCAGCAACCAGATTGCCACCGTCGGCGACAGGCTGTTGCCGCAGTGGGCCTTCACCCGGCTGCAGACCCGCCTCGGCCGCTACACGATGACCGCGATGCTGGCGATCGCCGCCATCGGACTGATCCTGGCGGTGATCTACAGCCAGGCGGTCGCGGGTCACCCGGGCGACACGGAGATCGTCGCCACGACCGTGACGCTGATCTTCTTCGTCTTCACCATCCTCGCCGGCATCGCCACCTGGTTCCTGGTGCTGGCCCATGACACGCGGCACGTGGCGGAGGAGGAATCGGCGCGCCAGAACACGCTGCTTTTGAAGGAGATCGACGCGCACCAGAAGACCGACGCGGCGCTCCAGCGCGCCAAGGAAGTGGCCGAGGCCGCCAATCTCGCCAAGAGCCGCTATGTGGTGGGGCTTTCCCACGAGCTGCGCACGCCGCTCAACGCGGTCCTGGGCTACGCGCAGGTTCTGGAGCGCGACGAGAGCATTCCGCCGGCGCGCCACGCCTCCATCCGCGTGATCCGCCGTTCCGCCGAACATCTGTCCGGGCTGATCGACGGGCTGCTGGACATCTCCCGCATCGAGGCGGGCCGCCTGCGCGTCTATTCCAACGAAATCAACGTGCATGATTTCCTCGCCCAGATCGTCGACATGTTCCGCCTGCAGGCCCAGGCCAAGGGGCTGAAGTTTTCCTACGAGCGCGCCGACAACCTCCCCGCCTTCGTGCGCACCGACGAGAAGCGCCTGCGCCAGATCCTGGTCAACCTGCTGTCCAACGCCATCAAGTTCACCGAACAGGGATCCATCGGACTGACGGTCGGCTACCGCTCGCAGGTGGCGCAGTTCATCGTCACCGACACGGGACGCGGCATCTCGGAGAAAAGCCTCACGCAGATCTTCGAGCCCTTCGCCCGCGGCGACGAGGAGGAACACAAGCGCGTGCCCGGCCTCGGCCTCGGCCTGACGATCACCCGGCTGCTGGCCGAAACGCTGGGTGGCGACATCAAGGTGACCAGCGAACCGGGCCAAGGCAGCCGCTTCGAGGTGCGGCTGATGCTGGCCAGCGTGACGGATCCGAAACCCGTCCCGGTGCCCGACCGCACGATCACCGGCTACGAAGGCCCGCGCCGGACGCTGGTCGTGGTCGACGACAACGCCGATCATCGCGGCCTGATGGCCGAGATCCTCGAGCCTCTGGGCTTCACGCTGTTCTACGCCCCGGACGCCCAAAGCTGCCTCACCCTGGTGAAGGAGCTTGACGGCGACGTCGCGCCGGATCTGTTCCTGGTCGACATCTCGATGCCCGGCATGAGCGGCTGGGATCTGGTTTCCGCCTTGCGCGAGCAGGGCCGCACGGCGCCGATCATCATGCTGTCGGCCAACATCGGCGACGGCTCCTCGGGGCTCGTCGCCGAGGACCGGCACGACGATACGCTGGCCAAGCCCTTCGATGTGGCGCAGCTGCTCGACAAGCTGCAACGGCACCTCAAGCTGCACTGGACGCAGGCGCAGGATCCCCCCGCCGCGCCCCGCGCACATGGCAAGGCCGGGTTGAGAAACCCCGGCGCGCAGCATATACGGGAGCTGCTGAACCTGGGGGAAATCGGCTATGTGCGCGGCATCGAGGCCAAGCTCGCCGAACTCGCGGAGGAACCGGACAACGGTCCCTTCGTCGCGGAGTTGCGCACCCACATCCAGGCGTTCGATTTCACCCGCTACGTCGACGTTCTCGAAGGGATAGGCGACGATGAGTAG
- a CDS encoding DUF1513 domain-containing protein, which translates to MEIERRALLAGAGAALLAGLDPCGLAAMETRDSLFIAARKEADGRHVVAVFTQDGRDITTVALPDRGHDVTLHEATGRCVAFARRPGTFAAAFDVHGRREPQFFHAPEGRHFYGHGVFSPDGRLLYATENDFENGLGFIGIYDVDAGFKRIGDFSSGGVGPHEVLLAPDGRTLVVANGGMETHPDYGRTVLNLPTMQPTLALIDRETGDILANHRLGADSRLSSIRHMAIDGAGAVWFGCQYQGAKTDRPQLVGRCQWGKEPALFEAPDDILSGFNNYVGSVMANGTGEVIGTSSPRGGQVVYWEAATGRILGRSRVADCCGLAPEGERGFLISDGGGELLVDRPNAAGAPRRVALREGAKWDNHMVRV; encoded by the coding sequence TTCGCTGTTCATTGCCGCGCGCAAGGAGGCCGACGGCCGCCACGTGGTCGCCGTGTTCACCCAGGACGGCCGCGACATCACCACGGTGGCGCTGCCCGACCGGGGCCACGACGTGACGCTGCATGAGGCGACCGGCCGCTGTGTGGCCTTCGCCCGGCGTCCCGGCACCTTCGCCGCCGCCTTCGATGTGCACGGCCGCCGGGAGCCGCAGTTCTTCCATGCGCCCGAGGGGCGCCACTTCTACGGTCACGGCGTCTTCTCGCCCGACGGACGGCTGCTCTACGCCACCGAGAACGATTTCGAGAACGGCCTGGGCTTCATCGGCATCTACGACGTGGATGCCGGCTTCAAGCGGATCGGCGACTTCTCCTCCGGCGGCGTCGGTCCGCACGAGGTGCTGCTGGCGCCCGATGGTCGCACTCTGGTGGTGGCCAACGGCGGCATGGAAACCCATCCCGACTATGGCCGCACGGTGCTGAACCTGCCGACCATGCAGCCGACGCTGGCGCTGATCGACCGCGAGACCGGCGACATTCTCGCCAACCACCGGTTGGGCGCGGACAGCCGCCTGTCGTCGATCCGGCACATGGCGATCGACGGCGCGGGCGCGGTGTGGTTCGGCTGCCAGTATCAGGGTGCGAAGACCGACCGGCCGCAGCTCGTGGGCCGCTGCCAGTGGGGCAAGGAGCCGGCGCTGTTCGAGGCGCCCGACGACATTCTCTCGGGCTTCAACAACTATGTCGGCTCGGTGATGGCCAATGGCACCGGCGAGGTGATCGGCACGTCGAGCCCGCGCGGCGGGCAGGTTGTCTACTGGGAAGCCGCCACGGGGCGGATTCTCGGGCGCTCACGCGTTGCCGACTGCTGCGGGCTGGCGCCGGAAGGCGAGCGCGGATTTCTGATTTCCGACGGTGGGGGCGAGCTGCTGGTCGACCGTCCCAACGCCGCCGGCGCGCCGCGCCGCGTGGCCCTGCGCGAGGGGGCCAAGTGGGACAACCACATGGTTCGGGTCTGA